A DNA window from Actinomadura luzonensis contains the following coding sequences:
- a CDS encoding L,D-transpeptidase — MREASTMRNGRTGTTIAGGLAAALLLTAGCTSGGGSGVTGPGAPGGSGTPAQQAPAARLSITPADGAKQVPPDTGVGVQATGGKVTGVRVSDAKGREVRGTLAADGTWRPRWPLRPSAAYTVEAEATGADGRPVTATATFTTLKPRRALESGMSPLDGEKVGVGMPVQLLLSRPVTAKADRARLEKALTVRMSEPVEGAWSWVSDREVQFRPREYWPEGERVTVTAHLAGLRAGEGVWGTKDRSLSFTVGPSHITKVSASSHKAVVRENGQVVRTIPVSLGKPGDDSYSGVMIAQEKAAETVMDSATIGKPGEYRIRTKWNVRMTYSGTFFHAAPWSTGAQGNRNVSHGCVNASPENARWFYEFTQRGDIIEVTGTSRKLRFGNGPTPWAKSWTDWLAGSALGKPVNG; from the coding sequence ATGCGGGAGGCATCGACGATGCGGAACGGCCGGACCGGCACGACGATCGCGGGCGGCCTCGCCGCGGCGCTGCTCCTGACCGCCGGATGCACCTCCGGCGGCGGCAGCGGCGTCACGGGGCCGGGCGCGCCGGGCGGATCGGGCACGCCGGCGCAGCAGGCGCCGGCGGCCAGGCTGTCGATCACCCCTGCCGACGGGGCGAAGCAGGTCCCGCCGGACACGGGCGTCGGCGTCCAGGCCACCGGCGGCAAGGTCACCGGGGTGCGCGTGAGCGACGCCAAGGGCCGCGAGGTGCGCGGCACGCTGGCCGCCGACGGCACCTGGCGCCCGCGGTGGCCGTTACGCCCCTCGGCGGCGTACACCGTCGAGGCCGAGGCCACCGGCGCCGACGGCAGACCGGTCACGGCGACGGCCACGTTCACCACCCTGAAGCCCCGGCGGGCGCTGGAGAGCGGCATGTCGCCCCTGGACGGCGAGAAGGTCGGCGTGGGCATGCCGGTGCAGCTCCTGCTGTCGCGGCCGGTCACCGCCAAGGCCGACCGGGCCAGGCTGGAGAAGGCGCTGACGGTGCGGATGTCCGAGCCGGTCGAGGGCGCCTGGAGCTGGGTGAGCGACCGCGAGGTGCAGTTCCGGCCGCGCGAGTACTGGCCGGAGGGCGAGCGGGTCACGGTCACCGCGCACCTGGCCGGGCTGCGCGCCGGCGAGGGCGTCTGGGGCACGAAGGACCGGAGCCTGAGCTTCACCGTCGGACCCTCGCACATCACCAAGGTGAGCGCGAGCAGCCACAAGGCGGTCGTGCGGGAGAACGGCCAGGTCGTCAGGACCATCCCGGTCAGCCTGGGCAAGCCCGGCGACGACAGCTACTCCGGCGTCATGATCGCGCAGGAGAAGGCCGCCGAGACCGTCATGGACTCCGCGACCATCGGCAAGCCGGGCGAATACCGCATCCGTACCAAGTGGAACGTCCGCATGACCTACAGCGGCACGTTCTTCCACGCCGCCCCGTGGTCCACCGGCGCGCAGGGCAACCGCAACGTCAGCCACGGCTGCGTGAACGCCAGCCCCGAGAACGCCCGCTGGTTCTACGAGTTCACCCAGCGCGGCGACATCATCGAGGTCACC